The sequence TTCAGCTACCAGGCCTGCGAGACGCAAATAGAGCCAAGGATTTGATTGGAAAGACTGCACTCCTTGAATTTAGTCTTTTAGCAAATAATGAAGATATTAAACAAACCGTTGAAGCTTTGGATAGTTATTTACAAAATAATTATGAAAAATATGCTTTCTTAAAGAAAGTTGAAGCGGAGAAAGCAACCGCGGTGGAAGAAGCACTTCTTGAAAAACCTGAAGAGCTTGCTGATACAACAAGCGCAGCAGCTGATACAACTGAAGTGATAGAAGATGAATCTGAATATAATAATCTTTTTTCTTCTTTGATTGCTGTTTATGGCTCTGAACTTGTGGTCAAGCCCGAGAATTTACCTTTTTTTAAAAAACTTATCTCCCTTCCTGAAATTAAGAAAATTATGCCAAGTGGAATTAAGATTTTGCTTGGAAAGATAAATCCGAAAGATATTTATGGAGCCCGACCTGTTTATTTTCTATATGATAAAGTAGAGTTGACGGGTGCTTCATTAAAGTCCGCTGATGTACGAATTGGTCAAGGAATGGATCCGAAAACCGCTAATAAGCCTTATGTAAGTTTACAATTTGATAATGAAGGTGCTCGCATTTTTTCAAATGTAACAGGCCAGCATATAAAAGAAAGATTAGCAATTGTGCTGGATAATATTGTTCATTCAGCACCAGTTATCCAGGATAAAATAAGAGGTGGTAATGCACAAATTACAGGGAATTTTAAGATGGAGGAAGCTAAAGATTTAGCAATTGTTTTACGCGCTGGTAACCTTCCTGCACCAGTTAATATAGTTGAAGAAAGAACAGTTGGTCCTTCTCTTGGCTCTGATTCAATTAAAGCTGGATTCAATGCAACTCTTATCGGTATGATAGTTGTGGTGCTTTTTATGATGATTTATTATAAAATTTCTGGAGTTATTGCTAATTTTGCACTTTTATGTAATATATTTATTATCCTGGGAGCTTTAACAATGTTGAATGCGAGTCTGACCTTACCAGGTATTGCTGGAATTATTCTTACTATTGGTATGGCTGTTGATGCTAATGTGCTTATTTTTGAGAGAATTAGAGAAGAAATTAGGTCGGGGAAAACCGTTAGAACTGCAATTGACAATGGATATAAAAAAGCTGTAATTACTATTGCCGATGCAAATATTACTACACTAATTACCGCTATTGTGCTTTATCAGTTTGGTACAGGTCCTATTAAAGGCTTTGCAGTAACATTGAGTTTGGGTATCTTAGCATCAATGTTTACAGCAATAGTTGTAACGAGAGCTATCTTTGATAATATTGTAACTCGTAAAGCCAGGAAAACTCTTAGCATATAAAAAAGGCATGAGCAGACATAAACTGTTACGAACAAAGATTTGAATAAGTTATAAAAAGGAGTTATCAAAAATGAATACTGTAAACTATAATTTAAATTTATCATTAAATTTTCAGCAGGTTTTGGAATTGATAAAGCAATTA comes from Candidatus Cloacimonadota bacterium and encodes:
- the secD gene encoding protein translocase subunit SecD — translated: MKKHWFRTVCIIVVFLVIIYYLLPLVAKQKYAICNLEVYDQNNEKIYEVTGQEYKLGSNKFGLDFDNAINNATINDTITVEGRLPDEILRNLDVEVDFTQKQLIKAKLVNKVSKSVLPSWFSKKELKLGLDLQGGMHLVLDVDTEGLSKDAAESSVKGALEIIRNRIDQFGVSEPTIQKIGAERILVQLPGLRDANRAKDLIGKTALLEFSLLANNEDIKQTVEALDSYLQNNYEKYAFLKKVEAEKATAVEEALLEKPEELADTTSAAADTTEVIEDESEYNNLFSSLIAVYGSELVVKPENLPFFKKLISLPEIKKIMPSGIKILLGKINPKDIYGARPVYFLYDKVELTGASLKSADVRIGQGMDPKTANKPYVSLQFDNEGARIFSNVTGQHIKERLAIVLDNIVHSAPVIQDKIRGGNAQITGNFKMEEAKDLAIVLRAGNLPAPVNIVEERTVGPSLGSDSIKAGFNATLIGMIVVVLFMMIYYKISGVIANFALLCNIFIILGALTMLNASLTLPGIAGIILTIGMAVDANVLIFERIREEIRSGKTVRTAIDNGYKKAVITIADANITTLITAIVLYQFGTGPIKGFAVTLSLGILASMFTAIVVTRAIFDNIVTRKARKTLSI